TTTGAATTACAAAAAAGACTTTTTTTCTTCCTAATCAATTACGGCTTAACACCCATAACTTATGGCGATGTTCTAATAAGAGAAGGAGGGTTTTATGTACTATCAGGGGATGAGATCATGAGGATGCTATCAGTAACTCTACGACCTTCGAGGGCTATTTTTCTTTTAAATGTAGATGGCATATTTGAGGATGTAAATCAACCGGACTCTCTTATAGATGAATTGAAGCCAGAAGACATAACAAAGATCAAGCTCAAGATTCCAGACATGGATGTTACTGGAGGAATGATACTTAAGTTAAAAGAAGCAATGGGAATAGCAAAAAGTGGGATAAATGTTTTGTTCATCAATGGTAAAGATTCAGAAAGAATTCTCAAAGCATTGAAGGGTGAACGAATAAAAGGTACCTTAATAAAAGGGATTCGAAATGAAAGATGAGATAACTAAGAGAAAAGCAGATCATATCGATATCTGCCTAGGTAAAGAGGTTGAAGCAAAGACATCAACTACTCTCCTTGAATGTGTGCACTTAATTCATAATGCTCTGCCAGATTTGAATTTCGATTCTATAGATACATCAATAGTATTTTTAAATCATAAATTTTCGGCTCCCATAATGATAGATGCCATGATTGGTGGCTCTTCTAACTCATTAAAGATAAATGAGAATCTAGCTTTAGCTGCTGAGGAGCTCAAAATAGGAATGGTCATCGGTAGTCAAAGGGCAGGACTTACCACTCCATCTTTGGCTGAAACATATTCTATAGTAAGAAAGAGAGGGCCAAATATATTTTTAGCTTCAAATATTGGTGCTACTCAACTTGTAAAAGGATTTAGTAAAGAAGATGCAAAGAAGTGTATTGATATGATAGGAGCGAACGCATTTGTAGTTCATTTAAATTCTTTACAAGAGGTTTTACAGGTTGAAGGGGAGCCGTTTTATAAAGGTGTTATCAACAAGATTCATGAACTTACGACTTATTTGGACATACCTGTTATAGTTAAAGAAGTAGGATTTGGGATTTCTAAAGAGGTAGCTATCAAATTAGAAATGGCTGGAGTTTCAGCGATCAATATCTCGGGAACGGGAGGTACAAGTTGGGCTGCTGTAGAGTATTTTCGGGCCTTGACTAACGGAGATAAAAAAAGGTCTGATCTTGGTCGACTATATTGGGATTGGGGCATACCAACAGCTATCAGCTTGATAGAGACGAAGAAGGCGGTCAAGATCCCTATAATCGCATCAGGTGGAATTAGAACTGGATTGGACATAGCCAAGAGCTTGGTTTTAGGCGCAAGTATGTCAGGTATGGCTCTACCTTTGTTAAAGCGTGCAAACATCTCTAAAGATGAATTGGTTTCGTTCTTACAAAAGGTTATCTACGAGTTGAAGACAGCCATGTTCGCAGTAGGTTGTAGTAACATACAAGCTATGGAACGTGAGAGATACGTGGTCACAGGACAGTTGGTTGAATGGCTGAGATAATTGATTGAATAATGAGCCTAATTGAACAATTAGAAAAAACAGCATCTGAAGTTGATAAATACATTCTGTCAATATTAGAGGGTAAACCGAAGATTCTGTATGAGGCTTCCTCACATTTAATAAGGGCGGGAGGAAAAAGGTTAAGACCTTTTCTCGTTATAAAGTCTTGTGAAATCTTCGACTGTAATATAAAGAAGGTAATACCAGCTGCCGCAGCTCTTGAACTCCTACATAACTTTACTTTGGTTCATGATGATATAATGGACCATGATCTAATACGACATGGTGTGCCCACCGTACATGCTAAATACGGTATACCTCTTGGGATAGTTGCAGGGGATATTTTATTCATAAAAGTCTTTGAGTCGATCATATCAGGGATGCAAGAACTCAAGATTAGTAAAAGTACTATAATCAAGGTATTGGAGTTAGTGGTTAGATCGTCTATCAAGGTTTGTGAAGGACAGGTAAGGGATTTAAAGATGTCTTCAGAACGACGCTTCTACTCTATAAAAACATACTTGGAAATGATTCGAGAGAAGACTGGATCGCTGTTTGAGACCGCCTGTAGAGTTGGTAGTGTTATTGGAGGTGCGAAAAACGAGGATCAGAAAGCTATGGCTAAATTTGGTAGGTATCTTGGAATAGCCTTTCAACTGATAGATGATACCCTGGGTGTTGCAGGTGATCCTAAAGTGACTGGTAAACCTGTGGGTAGTGATCTTAGAGAAGGGAAGAAGACTTATGCCCTTTTAATGGCTATACAACTTGCAAATCAAGATGATAAGTTTAAGATTCAAAAAGTTTTTGGAAAGAAAGAAGCCAAACAAGAGGAAATGGATGAAGCATTAACTATAATATCTAAGACTGGTGCAGTCGATAAAGTAAGGGGTAAAGCCCAATTTTATACCGATAAAGCGATATCAATTCTTAAAAGATTCCCTAATTCACATTCAAAAGAGACATTGTTAGAGCTAACTCATTTTATAGTAACTCGAAATCTATAAACGTCAATATCATCAAATCAGTCAATAATGCTGTTCAAGTCATTAAATAAGACCTAAAAATGTATCCCACACGATTCAAGCCAAGTGAAATTTATTCTTTAGAAGGGTTCAATAAGCAAATATTTTTCATCTATAGAAAAAAAAGGTTAAAAATATTTAATTAAGCATTCTTAAAGTAAAGTTTGGTCACTTGGTAGAGATTCAGCCCGATATTAGGCGCATAATTCTTAAACATGCTCTTTTAAACGCCTATAAGCATAATGGAGAGTGCAAAATAGGAGCAGTCTTAGGGAAAGTGATAGGCGAGAAGCCAAATCTAAAAATTCTCGCAAAGGATTTATATCCTATTGTGAATGATGTAGTTGATGAAGTCAACCAACTAAGTCAAAATGAACAAAAATCTATGCTCAATTCGAATTTCCCTGAAGCTATTATTGATATCCAAGATAGAGTTAAAGAGAATAAACTCCCTTTGCTTCCAAGTTCTGAGATGTACTCTACGATAGTTACCAGATTTTCTCCAAATCCAGATTGTGTGCTTCACTTAGGCTCAGCCCGTGCGATAATCCTCTCTCACGATTACGCTAGAGAATATGGAGGAAAATTCATTCTTAGATTTGAGGATACAGATCCAAGGCTAAAGAAGGCATCTTTAATTTTTTATAAGTTGATAAGAGAAGACCTTGAATGGTTAGGATGTAAATGGGATGAGGAGTTTATCCAAAGTGATAGACTTAATATTTATTATAATATTGTAGAAAAGTTAATCCAAGTAAGAGGAGCGTATATCTGCACTTGCCATCCAACTAATTTTCGTAGCTACATAACTTTGGGAAAAGCTTGCCCGTGTAGGGAACTAAGTATTGAAGAACAGATGACTAGATGGAGAAAGATGTTGGATGGGAGCTATAAAGAGGGACAAGCTATAGTCAGAGTTAAAACAGATCTTAGCCATCCGAACCCTGCTGTAAGAGATTGGCCCGCCTTACGAATTATTGACACTATGAAGCACCCGCATCCAAGAGTTGGCTCAAAATATAATGTTTGGCCACTGTACAACTTCTCAACAGGTATAGATGACAAATTCATGGGCATCACTCATATCATAAGGGGTAAGGAACATCTCACTAACACAGTTAGGCAGAAATTTATGTATAAGTACTTAAAATGGGAGTACCCCATAGCGATCCATTATGGAAGGCTAAAGATGGAGGATGCCGTATTAAGCAAATCCAAGATAGTCCAAGGGGTAGAAGACGGTTCATATACGGATTTTGATGATCCCAGATTAGCAACTTTCCTAGCTTTTAAGCGTAGAGGTATTCAAGCTGACGCTATAAGGAAATTAATATATGATGTAGGAATCAAGCCAGTAGATGTTACAATAAGTTGGTCAAATCTCTATGCTTATAACAAACAGATTATAGATAAGATTGCATCTAGATACTTTGCCATCTTTGACGAGATCGAGCTTCATATTCATGGAGTTAAGGAGGATATAGAGGCAAATCTATTAAAGCATCCTGATGATAGATCGAAAGGGTATAGAAAGCTTAAAGTTCCACAGAAGAAGGGCATTGCAGTTCTCTTCGTATCTAGATCAGATGTTGAGCAGTTATTATTAAAACCAATAGTTAGGTTAATGGGGCTCATGAATATAGGAGATGTAAAATTTGGAGATGGCTGCCTTACGGCGAATTTTAAGGGATGGTCGATTCAAGAAGCAAAATTGCATAAAGCACCAATTATTCATTGGCTCCCTATAAAATGCCTGATCAAGGTGATCTTAATCATGCCTACAGCAGAAAGAGTTGAGGGTTTAGCTGAAAAAAACCTTGGAAAAGAACCCATCAATTCATTAGTACAATTAGAGAGAGTAGGCTTTGGGCGTATAGATTCAAAATCGGATGATATGGTTTTTATCTACCATACATCAAGATAATGAGAATAGAAATAAATAAGATTCCTTAAGATTTGTAGTGTGGTGAAAGTTGGTCTTTGTAAAGATTATGCCATGTCTAGATATGAAGGATGGTCGAGTTGTCAAAGGTGTTAATTTCGTAGATCTACGGGATGCTGGTGACCCAATTAAAAACGCGAAGTTTTATGAGGAAGAGGGAGCCGATGAACTTGCCATGTTAGACATTGCGGCGACCATTGAAGGAAGAAAAACAAGGCTTGAATGGGTTAAAAACGTAATAAATGTTATCTCAATTCCTTTAACAGTGGGAGGAGGGATTACCAATTTGAAGGATATGGAAGAATTGTTTGATCTAGGTGTTAGCAAAGTATCGATAAATACTGCTGCTGTAAGAAAGCCTGATCTTATTAAAAAAGCTTCAAAAAAATTTAGTAAAGAAAGGATCGTAGTAGCTATCGACGGTAAGAGGAACCCTAAGATGCCCCAAGGCTTCGAGGTTGTAATAAAAGGAGGAACTGAAGGAACCAAAATAGATGCTGTTGAGTGGGCTAGAAGATGCGAAGAATTAGGTGCTGGAGAGATTCTACCTACGAGCATGGATGAGGATGGGACCTTATCGGGCTACGATCTCGAATTTACTAGATCTATTGCTGAAGCGGTCGAGATACCAATAATTGCCTCAGGGGGGGCGGGAACATTAGAGCATTTATTAGAGGCAGTAGTCAAGGGCAAAGCCACAACGCTTTTAGCTGCTTCCATCTTTCATTTCAGAAAGTATTCTATTAGGGAAGTAAAGGATTTCTTACAAAATAAAGGCATAGAGGTTAAAATTTAAAATTAGTGAAATTTTATTGAAAGTAAAAACAAGATAATGGAAGTATTAAGTCTTCAATGTAATTCATTATTTTCGACTTGTTATATCACTGAAGATAAAAAATCCACTTGGTTTTTTTTCGATAAGGATGGGATATACTATCTACCTTCATATGTTCATAATGTGTTCAGATGTTTGATTTTTTTTTTCAAATGTTAGAATTGAGTATATAATTGTACACTATCAAGCAT
This window of the Candidatus Methylarchaceae archaeon HK02M2 genome carries:
- the fni gene encoding type 2 isopentenyl-diphosphate Delta-isomerase; its protein translation is MKDEITKRKADHIDICLGKEVEAKTSTTLLECVHLIHNALPDLNFDSIDTSIVFLNHKFSAPIMIDAMIGGSSNSLKINENLALAAEELKIGMVIGSQRAGLTTPSLAETYSIVRKRGPNIFLASNIGATQLVKGFSKEDAKKCIDMIGANAFVVHLNSLQEVLQVEGEPFYKGVINKIHELTTYLDIPVIVKEVGFGISKEVAIKLEMAGVSAINISGTGGTSWAAVEYFRALTNGDKKRSDLGRLYWDWGIPTAISLIETKKAVKIPIIASGGIRTGLDIAKSLVLGASMSGMALPLLKRANISKDELVSFLQKVIYELKTAMFAVGCSNIQAMERERYVVTGQLVEWLR
- a CDS encoding polyprenyl synthetase family protein, producing the protein MSLIEQLEKTASEVDKYILSILEGKPKILYEASSHLIRAGGKRLRPFLVIKSCEIFDCNIKKVIPAAAALELLHNFTLVHDDIMDHDLIRHGVPTVHAKYGIPLGIVAGDILFIKVFESIISGMQELKISKSTIIKVLELVVRSSIKVCEGQVRDLKMSSERRFYSIKTYLEMIREKTGSLFETACRVGSVIGGAKNEDQKAMAKFGRYLGIAFQLIDDTLGVAGDPKVTGKPVGSDLREGKKTYALLMAIQLANQDDKFKIQKVFGKKEAKQEEMDEALTIISKTGAVDKVRGKAQFYTDKAISILKRFPNSHSKETLLELTHFIVTRNL
- a CDS encoding glutamate--tRNA ligase, whose translation is MVEIQPDIRRIILKHALLNAYKHNGECKIGAVLGKVIGEKPNLKILAKDLYPIVNDVVDEVNQLSQNEQKSMLNSNFPEAIIDIQDRVKENKLPLLPSSEMYSTIVTRFSPNPDCVLHLGSARAIILSHDYAREYGGKFILRFEDTDPRLKKASLIFYKLIREDLEWLGCKWDEEFIQSDRLNIYYNIVEKLIQVRGAYICTCHPTNFRSYITLGKACPCRELSIEEQMTRWRKMLDGSYKEGQAIVRVKTDLSHPNPAVRDWPALRIIDTMKHPHPRVGSKYNVWPLYNFSTGIDDKFMGITHIIRGKEHLTNTVRQKFMYKYLKWEYPIAIHYGRLKMEDAVLSKSKIVQGVEDGSYTDFDDPRLATFLAFKRRGIQADAIRKLIYDVGIKPVDVTISWSNLYAYNKQIIDKIASRYFAIFDEIELHIHGVKEDIEANLLKHPDDRSKGYRKLKVPQKKGIAVLFVSRSDVEQLLLKPIVRLMGLMNIGDVKFGDGCLTANFKGWSIQEAKLHKAPIIHWLPIKCLIKVILIMPTAERVEGLAEKNLGKEPINSLVQLERVGFGRIDSKSDDMVFIYHTSR
- the hisF gene encoding imidazole glycerol phosphate synthase subunit HisF, whose translation is MVFVKIMPCLDMKDGRVVKGVNFVDLRDAGDPIKNAKFYEEEGADELAMLDIAATIEGRKTRLEWVKNVINVISIPLTVGGGITNLKDMEELFDLGVSKVSINTAAVRKPDLIKKASKKFSKERIVVAIDGKRNPKMPQGFEVVIKGGTEGTKIDAVEWARRCEELGAGEILPTSMDEDGTLSGYDLEFTRSIAEAVEIPIIASGGAGTLEHLLEAVVKGKATTLLAASIFHFRKYSIREVKDFLQNKGIEVKI